The genome window ttattttattgattatggTCATAATGCCATTGTAATACTAAATAAACAACAATAACATTTGTTAATTAACCTCATTCTTccttatattgtaaaatatatataacaaatttaattctttGCAATAATACAAcattaaatatatgtttttaaattttagtccgtgcatcgcacgggtggcaTACTAGTTTGATATAAAAGTGATAAGTATTATTAAGTATAACTGAATAATctttaacattttattaagAGGGGATTGGTGCTTAGCTCGTGGATTAACAATACAATTGACTGCTCTACTAGGAGTGAAATTTGAAACTTTGTGATTACCAAGCTGACAATCCAACAAACTTGGTTACATTGGGTTCTCCCTTAAgataacattattatatttacttatttagtaAACATGTATCTCCGGTACAAAATTGCGTACCCACCCAATAAAATTACCTCTTTGGGCATAGCattcatattttgttttcatagcAAACTAGCAAAGGAAATATTGTAAACTCAACGAATCCAAAAcaggaaattaaaattgatagcTAAAACAAATacttataaacagatactacattgtaacagaatgagtaatactcaaaaaaaaatactgaatGCAACATCTCATCTTTCACGTTACCAATCTTTTACAAGGTGTTTGGTTGAAGGGAATTCCATTCCCACTTATTTTTGGGGTGACAAGAGAAATCTGAGATGGGGTGCATTGAATAAATTAAATCGTGTTATGTATATTAGTTTATGAATCATACATATATTAGAGGTAAATCACACACATTAGTAAAACCTTGAACAATAAATTCATTTAAGATGTTGTTTACAAGAATCGAGCTCGTAATCTTCTGGTTAACAAGAATCATGTTATATTCACTCATCCACCTTTTTTGAGACATGTTACCAACCATTTTGTCTCTGCTAAGTTTTAAGTCAGATTTTCCGCAATTCTGCACTCATCAATCATCATTTGGATCATCCGTCTTCCTAtctcaaaacaatttttaacaCTTTCTAGCCCAATGGATCATCCCTTCCTAtctcaaaacaatttttaacaCTATTTCTAGCCCaactgtatttttttaaaaaaaaaatattatataaaagttatttttgtTGGAGTTGGGTCATCCCTTCCTATGTAAAACATGTCATCAATTTAGGTCATATCTAGAAgcctatttatttattccaCATATTTGTTATCCTATTTCTGTTAGGAttgggaaaataataataataataatccttgtcataatatgataatatatatctgttcataactactttctcaacctacagaagcacaaagagtcaacaattgcctctGAGGCTctaacccactcccatcatccatgtgggagtgtaaatcgggacaccgtgtactactaaaccacaaggtctttggctattattattattattattattattatatggaaTCAGGCccggtcctgagcacgggcgggATGGGCGACCGCCCATGGCCCATGATAGAAGCggcccatccatatatatgtatatgtatacatatatctattatagggttataattagtgttataattatattagaaaataaaaaattagtgttatatatatatctgtaattttagaatatatatatgtatatatatacatatatatatatataatttttgaattataattacccTGAGTTACTGAGTTCTGTCTAATCCATTATATTTATAGggatagaaagtgaaagaagaaatgaacaaaaaGTGGTAGTTGTGGAGTTGTTTGTGTTACTGATACAACTGAAGACTGATgagaactttttaaaaatattcaggtgcttttgttcttttcttatatactgcttttaaaattattttatataaagttacctaaaaagtatttatgtgatggtgaaaaaaataaaaataaaaacaagtaaagtagctaatagaatcacaaagaggagctataaataaatttttcaaaaaatcagaatcatttaatgaaaatttgaaacaatctaaagaaaatttaaattactaaTGCCATGTTAATgacgattttgtgtattgagaaggatatgctaGAAAACATTAATCTTAATGCAattgttgatgatttctcaTAGCACGTAGcatttttttgtcatgattacttttgtatttaaaaaatgttgaaaattttctaatagtatatcatgttatttgatattattattttttagtattattacatttaaattttagtttttcatataagggtcttttttttaatttcgtccAGGACCTCTACAATGTTTGGACCGACCTGTATGGAGTAGTGTGGGGTTAAACCAATCAATAAGGAGGAAGAGAAATAATTCTCTGTGTCAGCGGTCTGCCTTCGTTGATTACTCCTTTAGTCTTTTTGAGGCGATTTAATTTTAGTCAAGTcattttatatatgattttgtagATTGTTCTAGGTTTGTTGAATTTCAACATTATATAGCAGAGTTTTTTGGCAGGTTTGAAGAGACATTAAATTATACTAAGAGCATGACCATCAGTAAATCATATGGAGTTTTTGTCAGTAAACATAATGTAAATGTTAGACCAACGTTAAAACACATTAGTCAATTCACTATATATGCTTACAGTGTGCCCCAATCAGATGAATGAATACCCTGAAATGATCATATGGAATCAAACTATTCAGTGTTGTTTCTCTTGTTACATCCCCCTCCTCTACTCGAAATCACTGAGATAATGCACTCGAAATCACTCTCATCCAATTATGAATAAACTAtattaagcgtgcttgacttacagATAGGTGACCTACCGAGAAGTAAGCATAATTGTAACATATCATGTCATGATTGACTACTTCAAATTGTTTTACATTTACCTCATACTCTTTCACATTGCAACATCTATATACAACAACTAAAAGGTCatcaataaatattacaattagtCTCTAGACTACATCATCATGCATGCTTCTACTcttatttgtataaatatactttgttttctaaatggaactATACTATCACTTTCGGACTCATAGGTATGAGGTCAATCTCAATTACGATCGTTGAGTATTAATTTTATCAACTGAAGTGCATCtgcatgacttttaaatttatatCAATATATTGGTTCTTTTGGCCAAATCAATGTACAAAACTCACTAGAAGATATGATACGTGTgacacatattatattttcaagatCAATATAATATTGTCGGTCCAACCGTCTCCTtcttaaagtttaaaaaatgcataaataaataaaacccatAACCCTTTGTTAACGAGTTCCCAAAATCCTATTTCCAATTCCTCAAAGAAATGCCCTCAATTCGAAGCAAGGGCTAGCTAGGTTGCCAAGCCAATATTTCACTTATAAATACATGTTCCACATGTGTGATATCTTCCAATGAGTTTTACATGATgatgcctaatgggccaaaattgatattctaaaaaaaaaatctaaaatcatGCATttcaattaacaaaattaatagtcaaggaTGATTTATCTtgtcacctaaaaaaaattattagtcaTGAACCACAATTTAGACAATTTAGAGTGGCCTCAAACAAATACTCTAATAGAACCATAAgtgataataattaaattctttctaaatattaacaaacaaaattgaattagggtgtgtttggttcgcacatgggaattgaaatcgaaatgagaatcaaatactttttttttgaaaaggagaatcaaatacttagtaatggtaataagttttggtgaaagtgtgttgtttgtttgataaTAGGGTGGAATttgaatgattaccaatattgatgtttggttatgtataaccctataatggaaataaaagttttaaaaaaatcaagacaattgatcctaatataatggcatccaaagcaccaatataaacaaaaaaattaaaacaaaaatctaaaagcactcatccaaacttaaaaatatattaccaattaccaataagatggaatgatacccgTTTTCAATTAGGGAATGTAATTTGTAATTGAATgtgtaatcaaatctcatagttgtgttttaaaaagttgtcaaccaaacactaactatgattttaaattttgattctcattcctggTGTGTAAacccataaaccaaacacaccctcaaATTTCAAGAAATGTGTTAGCATACATACAAGGAGGCATCTATACTTACCACATAGAagagttttaacttttaatataaatacatatggAGTAATCCTGACATCATGTGATTGAAACCAATATATATGTCATTGGTTGgtttaatacaaaatttacaGCAACACTATGAGACAATGCAATTTAGGGGCTCCAACCAAGATTAGGGTCAGTATTCAGTCAattaaatcaacttaattaactGATAATTAGTAATCAAACCAGTTGAAATTTGACTTTCAATTGGTTATTGGTTATAAGATAATGATTGATTATATACTACAAGTGGTCTGGAGCAGTTAAAGAGTTCCAAAAATGacagttttttttgtttgttttatatatttgattgatttttaaGTAAAGTGGCCAAATACCCACCCCTACTCAAAATCAGTTAGTACACCCTCTCCCCACGGCAGAGTTGTTAAGACTGAAGAGTCATGACAGAAAAGGGATTGGAAAGCAATGCAATTTTGAGCACTAAAAAAACAGTTTGGATATCATTTAGGGTAACAATATAAGATGATCATAATACCAAAGTACCAATACAAACAAGTAGTTAGCTATCAAAAACTAAAGAAAGTGACTTTCTTTAGAGGGGAAAAAACCTTGTGCTAACCGCTAACGCAAAGCAATCAAAGTTCAGCATCAGGTGGCTAaggaattgttgggcagagacagaagggccaagtccatatatatatatataaattgtgtctTCGCTATGAGCTATAGCTTTTAGCGTAATGGTAACTGGTAAACGCTTAATCCTAACAACTTCTAACCTCATCATATTACATCACATACTCACCATTACAATGCCAAGTTTCATAAGATGTAAGAAATAGTGACTCTGGACCTTGCAGAAAAGTAAGCCATTCTTGCATTCAACTCGGACCAATGTCTCAAGTCTCACGTCTCAAAAGACTATTCTGCAGAGTTTCAAATAAAGGGTCCCGAACAAGTACAATACAGATCGACAATCCTCCTTTGATACACAACTTTAACGAAGAAACAGAAATCATCCTAACCAAATGCAAGCAACCACGACAGAACTTGTTACCTGGGGCTACTAGTAAAGATCACATCAAACCTCATGTTCAAATAACACTAATCAAATTTACAAGATTTATCCACGGTTCCATATATAATAGTAGATCATACTAATGCATTTTAGTAGATATACAAGAGACAGAAAAAACTTGTTGGAAAACAGTTTTAGCACTTTGGGGAGAACTAATGGGGCATTTGGTAGACTGGAATTGGAATTCCATTCCTACATAATTCCTAAACATACAAAATTCCTACATTTGGTAGGAAGGAATTAGATGTccatggaatttcaattccttcatTCCATGGAATTACAAATCCCAACCCTCCCCATGGGATTTTTAATTCCATGAATTGTATGAGAAAAGGCCGGAGTGATTGGACAAAAACACCCTTCCCTTTCTAAATTGGAGTGATTGGACCAAGGACACTTTTGTGAGTTTTGTCCTTACACTACTTATTCTCTTTCTGGAAgctacaattcttttccccctaattccctccttgcTACTAGACGCCCCGCAATAGAGTTATCTAGCAGTTCCATATGATAATATCCATAGATCATGCCAAATATATGACCATTCAGTAATAGTAACAATATGCATCAAATTATCAAGCTTGAACAGCTGGAACCAGAGATTGCCTCAAACCAACAATATAACAATACAGAAATGAAAGGAAACTAACAACACAAAAGAAAAACGTTTTAATGATATAAGAGCTCCAATAATAAATACTCTGTATTATATGATAACAAAGATGGCGAGCCTCAAGTCTTGCTCAACGCACACATACATGATGTGGCAATATGAGCAACGAATAAGTCAGATCCCTGGTATAGCATGAGCTGAGAATGACTATAACCAACATAACACGAAATAGATAACAAAGAACACGACAAAAAGATTATAGAATCCAATATCTAATAAAGCCTAAAGTCTTTAACCAACAAATAACCATATCCCATCATATCATTCTCCCATCATATTTCTATGGATAAAGTTTCAGCCTTGAGATTCATTCTTCCTAACACTCTCCGCTTCCCTCGCCTCCAACAATCGGCCAGACTCCTCGTCGGGCTGTGCAGCCTTCTTCTGAGCTTCCTTAGCCTTAAGGGCCTGCAACTTGGAGTGATTGTAGTATCCCACACCCAAGAAAGCCAGGCCATATCCAAACAAATTGATAGCAGTCACAGTATCCTTAATCACAGACCAGGAAAATGCAATCAACAACCAATCCTTAACCACTCCAGCCACATTCATGGTCAAAGCCGAGGTCTTGCCCACGAGCAAGAAAACCGCGAGATTCAGGGCAAATGCACATAGAGAATTGGTGCCAAATATCAAATAATCGAAATGGAAACTGGAATTCTCTTTCAAAACCGGGAACTCAACGAAAATCCAGGGCACAGACAGGAAAACCAAGCAACAGGGAGCCACATAATAAAGAGAAGTAATGGGATTAAGCGTAATACCCTTAGAAGTGAGCAAAATCTGAATCATAACCAACCTGGTGGCTTCAAAGGCCACAGCTCCAAGCTGAAGAATCACCCCCCAGGAATCAAATTTCGCCTCCCCGTAAGCCGCAATAGCAACCCCGACAGAGATCGAGACCATATTAGCCATAGTATCCGACTTGAAATTCTCCTTCTTGAAAACAACCCCAATCGAGTAAACCGCAACGGGCATCAGGGCTTTCAGCATCTGAATGAACGAAACCGAGAGATAAATGTAAGCGGAATTTGAGAGCCAGAGCGAGAGGGAGTACAGGAGCCCGATTGGGACAACGGATTTGAGGTAAAGCTCCCACGACATCGAAACGGGCTCGACAACCTTAAAAACCCGGACGAGGAGATAGGCCAAGGAAGAGCAGAAACCCATGTGAATCATGGTGAGGGAGATCGGGTAGGGCCAGTTGTAGAGCTTGCGGTCGAGGATGTACTTGTTGTAGACGATGACGGTGAAGGAGAGGAAGATCCAGACGGCGACATAGGAGTAGGATAACAAGATCTTCTTGAGAACACCCTCGCTCAAAGCCCCGCCTTTGCCCATGGTGGAGTGTGAACTAGCAGATCAGAAAATGAAAACCCAGATCTTGGATCTCCTTGGCTCTGCAGCAGAAGCAATGTATAGAGAAGGGGAGAAGCGTTACAGTAATGGACTTGAGAGTTGAGAGTTGCGAGAGAAGGGATATATGGGTCGTATGAAGTATTGTGTTGACTAGGTAAATAAattgttgtttaaaaaaaaaatggtaaataaATTGTCTATATAGCGTATTAGTTGGGTTAGAATCCAATTTGTCTTTCAACTTGTAGACTACTACCAACTAcccagtttttttttcttcttttctattTCCTTGTGGGGAAGTTAGAAACTTATGGCGTATTTaattggatggaaaatgtttttcaaaaagaaaatacttGGTAGATTCtcgttttatatttttaatttttactttatttcacAAGTTCTCGACGTAGACACTTTTCTGATCTGTGGATTCACAGGATGAAAATAACTCGTCCTTGTTTGTCATATCAGGGAGAATTTTGAGAATATGTATACTATAACTCTTTTtaaaaagtctttttttttttaaatcaaactCTGTTATAATTtagtaaatcgggacaccgggtgccaccagaccataaggtctttggcttaTTTCGTATTATTTAGTTCcatagaatttaaatttcattcctcctcaaatatttttcacaaaccaaaatcttaatttcctttgtttgttttatGGAATTCATTTCcaaaggaattacaattcctcacatttgatgaaaatgttttctttgttaaatataggtattttatttttcatgtaaaaaCTTTTGCTCTCTTGATAGGACAATATTGTCCtcataaaattttcataattgacatgttattattattttattgaggTATATTAGCCTTTTAAACATTATTCTTTACAATTCCAAGCATaaccaattaataatataatcaatatgTCCAGTAATTTATTTTCATCAAATCAAACAATAGTATTGATCTTCAAGATCATTTATTTACAATGAAATTTCGATTTCATtcttcttcaaatattttccacgAATCAAATAGGTCGTTAGAGTACACAGAAAAatcttgtttttatttattttagcattgtttgtttaaatttttattattttaattttcatactATAAATGATTAGAAAAATCAAGTACAAAAGTTGCAAATTTTAGAGCAATTATTAACTCCTTTGATATGATTGTGGTATCTTACTAAACTTGATGCCATATTCCCATAtcatttttaaatagtttaatgATTTGtctaagaaaataaataaatatcaagagaaagagaaaggCATGTGTGCCCAACTGCCCAAGATCATGT of Ipomoea triloba cultivar NCNSP0323 chromosome 3, ASM357664v1 contains these proteins:
- the LOC116014198 gene encoding probable sugar phosphate/phosphate translocator At2g25520, yielding MGKGGALSEGVLKKILLSYSYVAVWIFLSFTVIVYNKYILDRKLYNWPYPISLTMIHMGFCSSLAYLLVRVFKVVEPVSMSWELYLKSVVPIGLLYSLSLWLSNSAYIYLSVSFIQMLKALMPVAVYSIGVVFKKENFKSDTMANMVSISVGVAIAAYGEAKFDSWGVILQLGAVAFEATRLVMIQILLTSKGITLNPITSLYYVAPCCLVFLSVPWIFVEFPVLKENSSFHFDYLIFGTNSLCAFALNLAVFLLVGKTSALTMNVAGVVKDWLLIAFSWSVIKDTVTAINLFGYGLAFLGVGYYNHSKLQALKAKEAQKKAAQPDEESGRLLEAREAESVRKNESQG